The Nitrosomonas communis genome has a segment encoding these proteins:
- a CDS encoding response regulator yields the protein MNTEVIMLVEDNQDDATLTIDALQANHIRNKIFLAKNGVEALDYLFGQGVYEGRSPTQLPVLMLLDLKLPKVDGLEVLRRVRADEHARLIPIVILTSSNEDEDRLKAYSLGTNSYVRKPVDYDDFLRVAGQLGQYWLSVNEPPYKL from the coding sequence ATGAACACTGAAGTAATAATGCTGGTAGAGGACAATCAAGACGATGCTACACTCACGATCGATGCACTGCAAGCTAACCATATCCGTAATAAGATATTTTTAGCAAAAAATGGTGTGGAGGCGCTTGATTACCTGTTTGGGCAAGGAGTGTATGAAGGACGGAGTCCTACCCAACTACCGGTACTTATGCTACTCGATCTTAAACTGCCGAAGGTAGATGGATTAGAAGTATTACGTCGCGTTCGTGCTGATGAACACGCACGTCTGATACCGATTGTGATCTTGACTTCCTCCAATGAGGATGAAGATCGACTCAAAGCGTATTCCCTGGGAACCAATAGCTATGTACGCAAACCAGTGGATTACGATGATTTTCTCAGGGTAGCCGGGCAGCTTGGGCAATACTGGTTGTCAGTGAATGAACCACCCTATAAACTCTAG